AAACTTCGGGGCCGCCGCTTTCCGTGCAGGCGGAGCCGCCCCGGAGCCGCAGACGGGAGCTCGTGGATGGGTACGGCCGGCGCCACGAGTCCCGGGCGGTgccggcgcggcgcggggccgcggacCGGCGGGGACAAAGCCAACGGAGCGCCGCAGCGGCGCGGAGCTCTGCCCGCAGCCCGATCCGCACGGTGCGGGCCCCGGCCCGGCGGGGCGCTGCGGCGGCCGCGGCCAATGGGGACGCGGGGCGGAGCGCCGCCATTCCGGGCCGCGCCTCCGCGGCCGCTCGGCTGCACGGCGGCGGCCGGGGTTCTCCTCGCTCGGGGCGGGGACGCGGCGATGCGCCGCGCGgtccccgcccgcccgccgcgccgcggggcggagcggagcgcggtGTCGCCTCGCGCCGGCGGCCGCGGCCGCGCGGCGATGGCGGCGCGGAAGAAGCGCGGGCGGCCGCGCGGCTGCCGCTAAGtagggcagcgcggggcgggggcggcggaggGGCCGTCGCGGCGGCTGCGCCATGCGGGCCGGGCGCGGGGGGCCGGCCGGGAGACGGCGCCGGGGGCGGTGCGCCCTGCTGCCCGCCGCGGGCCCCGGGGCGCCGGGGCGCTGAGCAACAGTtggccccgccgccgccgccgccgcccagCATGAAAGTGTGCCGGCGGAAAGCGCTGGCACTGTGCCTGGGCTACgcgctcctgctgctcctcgcCGCCCTCAACCTGCTGGAGTACAAGTGGCGGCGGGAGccgcggcgctgcggggagcCCCCGGCCGTCCCCCGCCAGCGGCCCCCTCCGCCGCCGGCCGGGAGCAGCGCTCCGCAGGGCGGGCGGCGGCAGCTGGTGTACGTGTTCACCACCTGGCGCTCCGGGTCGTCCTTCTTCGGGGAGCTCTTCAACCAGAACCCCGAGGTGTTCTTTCTCTACGAGCCCGTGTGGCACGTCTGGCAGAAGCTGTACCCCGGGGACGCCGTCTCGCTGCAGGGGGCGGCCCGCGACATGCTGAGCTCCCTGTACCGCTGCGACCTCTCCGTGTTCCAGCTGTACAGCACGGCGGGCGCCGGGAAGAACCTGACCACGCTGGGCATCTTCGGGGCGGCCACCAACAAGGTGATCTGCTCGTCTCCGCTGTGCCCGGCCTACCGCAAGGaggtggtgggcatggtggaTGACCGCGTGTGCAAGAAGTGTCCCCCGCAGCGCCTCAGCCGCTTCCAGGAGGAGTGCCACAAGTACCGCACGCTGGTCATCAAGGGCGTGCGCGTCTTCGACCTGGCCGTCCTCGCCCCGCTCATGCGGGACCCCACCCTGGACCTCAAAGTCATCCACCTGGTGCGGGACCCGCGGGCGGTCGCCAGCTCCCGCATCAAATCCCGACACGGCCTCATCCGGGAGAGCCTGCAGGTGGTGAGGAGCCGTGACCCCCGCATCCACCGCATGCCCTTCCTCGAAACCGGCCACAAGCTGGGCGGGAAGAAGGACGGCGGGGGCGGCTCGGACTACCATGCCCTGGGTGCCATGGAGGTCATCTGTAGCAGCATGGCCAAGACCCTGCAGACCGCCCTGCACCCCCCTGACTGGCTGCAGGGCAACTACATGGCCGTGCGCTACGAGGACCTGGTGATGGAGCCCATCAAGACCCTGCGGCAGGTGTACGGCTTTGTCAACTTGGCGGTCAGCCCGGAGATGGAGAAGTTCACCCTCAACATGACCAGCGGCCCCGGCTACTCCTCCAAACCCTTCGTGGTATCGGCCCGGAATGCCACCCAGGCGCTGAGCGCTTGGAGGACTGCGCTCAGCTTCCAGCAGATCAAGCAGGTGGAGGAGTACTGCCAGCAGCCCATGGCCCTGCTGGGCTACGAGCGGGTCGGCAGCCCCGAGGAGGTGAAGGACCTAAGCAGAACGTTGCTCAGGAAGCCGCGGCTGTGAGCGGGCAGTGCCGCGTGGCCGAGCCCCTCTGGGCTGGTGGGAGTGTGGGGGCCAGGAGCGGGTTCTGGTTTCCTCCAAAGACTGCTGAAGGGTAACATGCAGTAGTAATGTgatgatttctgttttgttttttttttttcttttttttttcttttattttccttcacttgCATTGGGTTAGATGcgatttaaaacagaaaataaagtggaaCTGAAAATGTGTGGAagctccctttccccttctctaaAATGCCGGGGGAGCCTCCCTGCCAAAACCTTCTTTATGGAGTTTGTGTGGGCTGGAAGGTGGTAGCAAAAACTCCTGCACAATTTCTCGTCCATTCTTATCTCCCTGGGTGCAGAGGAGATGCCCTTGGGAAGCAATGCTGAAAATCAGGCTTTTGTATGGAAGTAAGTGTTAAGACGTgagagaaacaaacaataaatgatattcatttttattattacctCAATTGTTTGGGAATTACAGTGTTGCTGATGTACAGCTGGAGGGGAGGCTTGCTGGGAATAGCACCGAGGGCTTTCCTAAGGTTAcgggcagagggctggagtgTAACACTGGCGTGTCTGAAGATGGAAGGCTGTTCGTGCACAAACAGGGACGGACTCACAGATGCAGTGCGGGTTCTGTAGCTGTGTCAGAGCAGGCTTCTATTTAACAACCGtctgttgttgttgtatttAAAAAGTCTTTAAGTGCCACTGTATTAGCGTCCTAGGAGTTCTGAAGTGTTTGCCACCAgagcagtatttatttttgtcttgatGTGTATGCCTGGGAGTCGCCAGAAGTGTGACAAAGCTGCAGGattaaaaaagacatttatcATATTGGAAACATTAGCATGtgtgaaaacaattaaaattatatatattctataGTGCTAACAATACGGTGAGATATTTAAGATATTTCTTGACGTTCATTGGTAACAGGCGTAGCAGGGAAGCGTAGAAAAACGcataaaatgttgtattttccCCCTTGTTTGAGTGTCTGAGGGTGTGTTTCTGTTCTGAGGAGGGAGAACGCGTGCAGCTGTGTGTTCATGGCTGTAATGGAGCTGTGCGGAGCCAACCGAGCGCGTGCATTCAGAGCGCTGTTAGGTGCTCGCTTGTGTGAATTGTCACTGCTCCGCAGTGGAGCCAGATGGTGGTCTGGCTCTGCCTGGGAGCTCTGCCGAGAGAGACTGTCCTGTGGTTAAACTTGATGAAGAATATGGGGTTTTGCTACTACTTTTATAATTTCCTGAAAAAGTCCTGGTTTAATAAAGGTCATGTGATGGTTGCACATGGGAAGCGTGGTCACCTCGAGTACTTTTTATCTTGGTGGTGGGTCTCTGATGCTCTTTGAAGGCTCATTTTTGGAACTtgagtttttaaacaaaagtggTTTTGCCAGACTGCTCTCCTAGGAGCCCATAGGCTTTTCTACGGGAAGTGTTTCGCACTGCCTGTGTGTTGTGCTTTCTGCAAATGTGAGTATGGGCAGGGAAAGCAAAATGGATTTGTGCAAATTAATTTATACAGATAGAATGCAATAAGTGTGCGTGTGTGCAAATGTCAGTGGTGTGTAAAGTGCCTATTTCCTGTATTTGACTTTAAGTTAAACAGATGATaactggctgctgtgctgtttggaTTGTTGGTGAAATTCTGGGATTAGATGTTAAACTTGTCCTGAAAAGGAGATAGGCATTTAATAAACTAGTAAGAAGATCATTGCATAAGACTGCCTATACCCTTGCTGAATGACCAATTCACAAGCTTATTCCCTCAGTTCATCACCGTCAGCCTAAACCCATTAATGGTACCGGTCACTGCGAAATGTTATAATTGGCCTGTTAGGATATATTCCCAAATTCCAGATGGAAGCATAAAAAATGGAAGGGATAGTTAATTTGGTATTGGAAATACATGCTTAGGTGCTGTGTCCTTCTGTGGAACGTGGTGCTTTGTGTTACTACTGTGCGTGTTCTGCTTTGATGCCGAGTGGATCTCAGACTGACTGGGTTTGGGCTGCAGCCTGCTTGTTTTTTCCCAGTCGGAGTGCCCTGGGACAGTGCTTGAAAATCCCATCTGCTAATAGAGCACGTCACTTGCTTTTTGTCTGCCCGCTGCTGCATGAAGTGCCCATGCTTTCCGTGGCAGTGGCCGCACAGTGCTCTCAGCTCCACTGCCAGCAGCGCctggggaggctgcagtgcCTCTGCAGAGCCGTGTgctcctgcagggacagggagccTGGCTCCTGCTGGGGCGGGCGCTGTGTCTGTGGCATCGGATCTGCTGTCTGGAGTGTGAAGCTTTGCTGCAATTTCTAAATTGGGctttcacacagcagcaccgTCAGCATAAGCTCTTTTAATTTGGGttcgtgtgtgtgtgcataatTCCTTGCTCTCCTCTGCGAAAGTTTTGTGGTTGAGTGATCAGGAATTGCTTTGGGAGTATGCAATAGGTAAGCCCGATTAGCTTAGCTTCTAagtctttttttatatatatatataaaagccCTTCCTGTCATTCTGAGAGAGCATTGGCTGTGCTTCTCAAGCTGTGTTAGAAGCATCTGCTTCACTTTGCTGATACGAACGGTGTGTCAGTAGAGTTATGCCATCTGAATCTGGTCCATAATTTGAGCTCCACCTACTACATTGCAGCAAGGAATTACCCAACACATGCTCCAACTGTACCTGGGCATGCTTTTGTGGACAGAAGTAGTAATGCAAATCTTCTTTTGCTGAAATGTaggactgctgttttgtttaGGCAAAGCTTCAGGAGAATTGGGCGGGACTCTGCCTGtgaacagtgctgctgggctgagccCTGCCCTGTGTGCTGCTCTACTGAATAAGTATAAACAACTGGCGGTTAAAAGGGACCATTTTTAGTTCTTTTGTATATTCAGAAAAGAGGATTCgaggaattaaaaagaaaaaaaaaaaaaaggttttgaatTTAGAAAATGATAGAGGAAAAATAGACTGTGAGGAAGATTATGGACATGGTTCCTAAAGATCTCTGCCTGTTGTTGTGAGGACGTCTAGCAGAGGTTGGAGTACATAAATAACACTTGACTcttatgcttaaaaataatgcCTGTGCTTGCTTTTGGTCTGATTTAATTACAGCGTGCTTCTTAAGCTGGAGATAGTGCTTGTATTAGTGAAGAATCAATAACATAAATGAGATGCTGAGTGCACTAAGTTGCACTGAATTGAGAGGGAGACCATTTTTAGGACTTGGCATGTTATTTTGATAGAAAGAAAAGGTCAGCACTTAGCTCtgcactgttttctgcttttgacGAATACAGAAAATTGTACAAGCATCTTTAATGGTCATGATTGCTACATGCACAAAAGCACGGGAAGACCCTCTGTCCTCCAAACACCGAATCAACTTAAAACACGAGACATGTAGAAGTGCGCAAGTGGCCGCAACGTGCTAAATGCTGGTAAAGGAAAAGATGGCTGCGTGAGGTATCTTTGGGTCTTTCTAACAAAAGGAGGAAGTACTTGTTCTGACCGCTTTGTACTCTGTCAGGTGTTTAACTTCACACTGTGACTGGGAAGAGGAACGGAACTGCCTTAATTTAAAACCACAAACCTTGTTTTTCAGTTACGGATTGAGCCTTGGTCTCCAGAGATGAACTACTGCTGGCTGTAATCAATttcaaaacaagtatttttcaTCCCTCAGGCCACGAGAAGAAGACTCGcttaattctgtatttctccCTTCAGTTTCTAATTTCTGTAGCACGTTTTTAAGTGTCTTTGAAAGCAAAGGGGGTTTCACATGAGCTTCTGCATTCTGTCTTAGAGACAGTACTTTGGTTTTACTCCCGTGCTTCCCTCAAAATGCAAACGTGAGTCTCTTTGGACCAATGAAAACCAATTGTGTTGTGTGGGGCTGCTTAACGTGAACAGATGGAACAGTGGGCAAATGCTGCCTGCCCTCATCAAATGGATCACAATGGTTCTCACTCCAGTGCCGTTTCCATCAAAGGTGTTATACCAGGAGAAATTATTACTCTTCCGGATTCACGCTTGTGAATCGAGCAAGCAGATTTAATATGAAAGCTATAAGCGATCATGAGACCGCCTGCCCTTGTTGTGTCCATCTCTGATAGTGCTCTGGTAATTACCCTGATGGTCATTGGATGTAGTTCACATTTTGTGTCAGAGTTCCCAAGAAAGATCTACTGAAAATGCGGGCATGCGTTATAAAATCAAAAATACATGTTGTATTTCAGCAATATTCACTATACTACGTACATGTACAGGAAAAAAGATGGTTTACCTTCTGTCTACTGGTATCAAATGAGTTATTAATATGTTCCAATAAGAGCTCTTGGGTGTCAGGATTTCCGTCATTCTTCACATAAATTATCacctctgcaaagaaaaaacatagaGTTTATAAAATACAGACTTGTAACTTTGCAAGTTGGAAAACTTCCACGTGTTTATTTTTTGGAGAGGTGGTTGGGGCTCCTCACATCTGTGCATTAGGAGATCAGGAAAGGATCACAAGAATATACCCGCATAACTGAGTGTTTAGCACATGGATCAGTGCAAAAATAATGTGAATGTGAAATATTAAGGTGCTCTGTCTTCCGTTGATGCATGGAGAGCCAGCATCCACAATACCACAAAaggtatgaaaataaatagtttatAAATGGGGTTGCAAACGGGAGAACTAGGACTGAAGAGTCATCTACTTAGGCAGTGAAACACAAAGCCTGTACAATGCGTATAAAGATATACGTAGCACAAGGAGGGACCTCCCCAATCCACTGATGCAAGTGAGATTTTGAGACCcatttcagtgtctgctatAAGAATATTCTTATTATAATGAGGTGGTGGGAAGGGAATTGAGGCTGAGCAGTAGATTGCCATCTCTTTGTTCCTTCCATGAAAGTTGGAAGTAGCCAGGACAGCCTGCGAGTACCACAGGCTGAATATAATAGCATTATTTCGAGGAGTTTTGAATGAAAATGGGGCTTTCCTGCTGGAAAACAAGATACAGATCGGATTGGAGGAACTCTCCAAATGAGAAATTATTAACAAAGCACTTCGAGCAAGGCAGGCTGatagctgctgctgagcagactTTTTCTAATGACAGTGGGAGCTGAAGTTGCTAACTGGAATGGACCCTACAGCTACAGTTGTGAGGGCTCTAAAGATACTGGTAAGCTTTGAGTAGGACATTCAAGAGTGCCTTCGCATCATTTTCATTAGAATGCTAGCATCCTGCAGGGGTTGGTGGAAGCATTATTTCAGGGTGCTTCCCAAAATGGATGGACTCACAAATGCACGTTGGAAGAGGACTCAGAATGTTTCAGGTCCAAACTTCGGCTCAGATCAGGGTCAAAGCAGGTTGCTCCGGGCTCTATCCTTGTGGGTCTTGGAAGACTGCGCGGTCCCTGAGCAACCTATTGCTGTCCTGATGGTGTACCACGTTGCTTTGGCACAACTGTCCCCTGATCGCTAATTACGTTACATAACTTCTTgttggctgctgctcagctgttcCAAAGGGCCAGCAGCAAAACGGTTAGCGAGTAGTGATCTGTGGAAAAATGTGGGTTCACAATTAGAACGCCGCAACCAGCCATGTCCCTTGTTTTACCCATGAGCGAtaaagaggagagcagaggcaaAGAAATTCAtctagaagaaaggaaaggaatgcaAAGCAGAGCCCACCAGGAGTTGTTTGTTCTCTGAGAGGGAAGAGACACTGttaaggaaaatggaaaaaagcaaatgataCAATGAAGCAAGGTCAGACAAGGATGAACAAAGGCATTTGCAtgctgaaagcagagaggaTAAAACTTAGAGTATATAAGATAAAATGTGCTGATGCTGCGTGCTGTAACCATTTGTTATTAATCACTGTGTGTGGAATGAGTTCCTCACAATGCTGACAGTTTTAGATTTCCTGctttagatttattttaagatgaatTTCAAATGGGAATAGTTTTCATAATTATTTGAATAATTTTGGTTTCCTAATTTGTTTTGGGTTTGGATAGAAATAGAATTGTTGACCTTTCATCTGAATATTTATTCAGACTTCCATGCATGAATTCTTAGGAAGCACCCTAGTCTGCTAAATTCTTGTCACCTTCTTATCTCCCATCTGCCAGATGGTCGCTTCTCCCACCAGCCAGGATTATCAGTAATTATCTGTTTCAAGCCATGTGTGTCTCGTAACATTTTATCATAGGAgttgtaaaatgaaaaagagacaTATCTAGTGTTCATATAACTTCCAGAGCCATTTCCAGTATTTGATAGTTAGCCACTGGTTGTTTCTATGGATGCTTGCTGTACTGGTCTGACACTGAACCTTTAACTCTCACGTTATCCGATCCATTGACTAAAACCGGACACACTCAGCGAGCAGGTGTTTTTAGAACTACTAACTTAGTCTGTGTGCTGGTGACTGATTCCTCAGGACACTCCTTATGTCTGCTAGCCCTCTCCTCCTCATAAAATGCAATACACACATCTGACCCCGCCAGTGCCATCTTGGGGTGACTGGAGACATGTGAAGTCTTTCACCCATAGAGCTCTGACTGCCAGAGGAGAGCTGGGCCTTGAAGGATGCTGATCTCTGGGGTGTGATGTACTTttcacctgctctgctggctaTAGCTCCAGCGCAGAACATCAGTGCTGGCAGTGATAAAGGGCATCCATTTCAAAAAGATTTTGCTACAGCAGTAATGTAGAAGTGGTGGGAAGGAGTTATTTGTGTTCCTCTGTTTCACTGTGGGAACGAGGAAGACACAGCCAGTGCTGACCTTAACACTTTTATTTTGTAGGAGTTTAACATCTGGTCCCTAATCCCATGTTCTCTCATGCTGAGAAGAGGTGAAAATATGCAGCATAAAAGTTTGATGCTGTGGCTACTGCCCAAAGGAGATCTGCTACGTTGCTATAATACAGGAAACCTCCTGATAGGGCCCATCTCACGCATCTTTGAGCACCCTCAGATGctttaataaagaaatgttGTATCTAGTGTCCTGTATCAGAAGTAACCACTGACCTTTGGATGCACTGCCACAGAAGCACTTAGGAATTAAGTTAGGAATCAAGTGCAGGTGGAGGACCACCTGAAGCAATTGAGGAGACTTGCTGTTTAACCCTTTTGCCTCCTGAACAGGTAGCAGTCTGTTGGGAGAATGGAACAAAATCAGAAGTCTACCCTTCCCCCATCCTTTATTTGTGTCCGTGACCAACTGTTCCTGTGTCCTGCTGGGTACAGGGGCCTGGCCCAGCTGCACTCGTTTCAGGGCTGCCCTACGCCATTGGCCTGATGGGCGGCAGCTGGCTGAGGTGGGGGTGCCCGGCCCagcaggggagggggaggcagTCCTCCTCAGAGAGGTCTCTGGAGAGGGAAAGTGTTATGTGGTGCTTCTCTTGGTTGTAGTGAAATTGGTTTGTGGGGTGATGAGGATTTGGTCTCTTTGAGGAGGAGGGGCTGCTTCAGGGCTGGGGGTGTTTGTTGCAGCCTCTGAACTGCTGAAAATTGGCAGGAAGGTGACTAACAGCTCTCTTCAGCCCTGAGGTCTGGGTGCGGCGGGCCGCTGTGCCCTACCAAAGGGATGGAGGTGGCAAGGCTGCTGTGCCCAGGTGTGTTGTAGAAGGTTTCCTTGGGGTTGGAAAACCTTCAAAGTTCATTGGCTGGGGCACAGCTGTTTCTTGAGTGCAGGGAAACAAGAAATGAGAAGCAATGCATGGAACTCTGCATCTCCCAGGAGAAGCTGCTGTGTGAGGAGAAGCTCGTGTGGCGCCCTGCTGTGATGGAGGTAAGCTGGGGTGACTGTGCTGTGGTGGTGGGGTGGGTGAGGGTGGCTGTGGTACGGGGTGCTAATCTGGTGTGGTTTGTGGGTGAAGGTGGAGTGTGTTTGGGAATGCAGTCTAGCCTGAACTGAAGAGAGGAGTGTCAGGGACTGTGAGGGTGTTATTTTGGGCTGCTAACTGAGGGGATGAAGCCTGAAGAAAGCTGGACTGGAGGTGTTAATATGAGGTGTTGTGGCATAAAAACTTGCTGTAGTTGAGTGAGTTTTGAAGGGGATGGAGACTTATGTTAAGAGCTTTGcttgctgggagctggggcCCTTTGGAACAGCCATGTCTGAGTTCTGTTGGCTGCTGGCCCCATGAAATAGCAAGAAggtgctgctggcctgctgGGAAGCTGGGGCACAGGACTGGGGCTCTGGATGTGCAGCTTTGAGCTCCTATTTACACCGTGATCCACCAGCACgctgctgctggttttgtgACCCTGCTATGTCCTGCTGGGTACCACGCACACATTTTCCTGCTTATCCTCATCTCTTCAGGGATGCACTACAGCTGAACTAACTGTCCTACAGGTAAGGAGAGCCTTTGGAGTCAATTGTTCCTCACACAAGCACGTActgactgaagaaagaaaaacatacatgtATTTCCTTGCTGTTTTAAGTCCTATTGGGGCTGTCTGTGAAGTTGTTTAGAGTACCTATTGGCAGTCCTGTCCCAGgtgaaacactgaaaatctCTGCCTCTCCCCTTGCTCTGTTAGCTGAGATGGCTGCTGTGACATCTCTGTTCTCTTGTGCAGGTGAGCTCTCATCTCCTCGCTTGTCATTCAGCCCCTGTAGGTGATCAGGCTCCTTGCTGCTTAATTAGTTCTCCTGTAATTAATAATTTGGGGTAAAAGCCTTGCTGTGAGTGGTAACCAGCCATTAATCTTTGCCACTTTCACATAAATAAAGGCTGTTTTGAAGTTTAATGCTTCCCAGTTGCCAGTTTTTATTATGGCAGAGCATGTGAACTGTACTTCGACAGGTTCCTTACATCATACGAAGAAACGGATGGACTTTTTCCTTACTGGAGGCTTCAGGCCTTGGTACTGTGCCTAATAGtggctcattttcttttattgatgTTTACATGGGAGACAGAGTATGTGTGTGGGGGCTTGGTTGATAGGCTCTTGACTGCCCTGACCGCTGTGAATGTGTGTCCTGATAATCTTTTTATTGAAACAATGTATTGGGCACAAATCAGTCTTGCACTGAATCCTTGGATGGTCTTGGTTTTAGTGTCCAGATAGTATGTAACACCTTTCTGGGTAGCTGTTGAATTTCAGCCTGTGGGAaggtgaaataaataaaaatgagaaatctaAACATAGCttgagagaaagagaagctaGCTGTGCAGGCAGATGATGCACTTAAAATGGTTTGTGTTAAAAAACTCTCAAAACTACTCAGTTAATTGTCTTAATTAAAGAACAGAAGTGCTGTCTCAAGTGTTACCAGCAATTCTTCTGCATGAGGTTACTGAAGCTAAATCAAGGAGCCCAGTATTGTTTCTTATCTGACTTGCATGTAAAATGCTCAGAGGAGAGCGGAGGGCTCCATAGTGCTGTCTTTAGAGGCTGTTAGTGCCTGGAGTTAAGCGTCAGTATTAatactttgttttccatttaaatagGCAGGcttgcagagagaaggaagtaTCCCATGATAAACAAATGATAAATAGTGGCTGGCCATGAGCACATGCAGTAACAACTTGCAACACCAGGCTTTGCTGGGTGCTCTGGGATTCAGTGAACGAGTGGGACAGTGAGGAGATGATAATGCGCCTGACAGAACAGACCATATTATTGCCTAAAAAATTAGTTTCAGAG
Above is a window of Gallus gallus isolate bGalGal1 chromosome 9, bGalGal1.mat.broiler.GRCg7b, whole genome shotgun sequence DNA encoding:
- the CHST2 gene encoding carbohydrate sulfotransferase 2, producing MKVCRRKALALCLGYALLLLLAALNLLEYKWRREPRRCGEPPAVPRQRPPPPPAGSSAPQGGRRQLVYVFTTWRSGSSFFGELFNQNPEVFFLYEPVWHVWQKLYPGDAVSLQGAARDMLSSLYRCDLSVFQLYSTAGAGKNLTTLGIFGAATNKVICSSPLCPAYRKEVVGMVDDRVCKKCPPQRLSRFQEECHKYRTLVIKGVRVFDLAVLAPLMRDPTLDLKVIHLVRDPRAVASSRIKSRHGLIRESLQVVRSRDPRIHRMPFLETGHKLGGKKDGGGGSDYHALGAMEVICSSMAKTLQTALHPPDWLQGNYMAVRYEDLVMEPIKTLRQVYGFVNLAVSPEMEKFTLNMTSGPGYSSKPFVVSARNATQALSAWRTALSFQQIKQVEEYCQQPMALLGYERVGSPEEVKDLSRTLLRKPRL